One segment of Leuconostoc lactis DNA contains the following:
- the gatC gene encoding Asp-tRNA(Asn)/Glu-tRNA(Gln) amidotransferase subunit GatC: protein MSETTISKEEVAHVANLAKLAFDDAELEQFTTQLGDILNIFDTLGEVDTTDVEPTYSVTENVNHLRQDVADNWHQKQALVDNAPESAAGLIKVPAILDGEGE from the coding sequence ATGTCTGAAACAACGATTTCAAAAGAAGAAGTTGCTCACGTGGCTAATTTGGCTAAATTAGCATTTGATGATGCTGAATTAGAACAATTTACAACACAATTGGGAGATATCTTAAATATTTTTGACACACTGGGAGAAGTGGATACAACAGATGTTGAACCAACTTATTCCGTGACAGAAAATGTCAATCATTTGCGCCAAGATGTGGCTGATAATTGGCATCAAAAGCAAGCCTTGGTAGATAATGCACCAGAATCTGCAGCCGGTTTGATTAAGGTGCCCGCAATTTTGGATGGCGAAGGAGAATAA
- a CDS encoding helix-hairpin-helix domain-containing protein: MLEQFEQVKVILSHGKRWLLLILIIVGGLLLFFASRLPAGHDSAGKTMPSHVSNHAADQKQADQKQVNRVEHTETKILIDIKGTVKQPGVYDVSQQPRLQAAVAKAGGLTDQAEILTINLAQKLTDGQMVYIPTKGERLSEPTTASSQAQKDKVNLNTATVAELQTLEGIGEKKAEQIIAYREANGGFKQISDLKAVSGIGEKRFETLKDSLTV, from the coding sequence ATGTTAGAACAATTTGAACAAGTGAAGGTTATTTTAAGCCACGGGAAACGCTGGTTACTGCTTATCTTGATCATTGTAGGCGGCCTACTGTTGTTTTTTGCCAGCCGGTTGCCGGCTGGTCACGACTCAGCAGGTAAGACAATGCCAAGTCATGTGTCAAACCATGCAGCTGATCAGAAACAGGCTGATCAAAAACAGGTTAATCGTGTTGAACATACTGAGACCAAAATATTAATTGATATTAAAGGTACGGTAAAGCAGCCAGGTGTTTATGATGTCAGTCAACAGCCACGACTACAAGCAGCAGTGGCTAAAGCTGGTGGCTTGACTGATCAAGCAGAAATACTAACGATCAATCTGGCACAAAAGTTAACTGATGGTCAAATGGTTTATATTCCCACAAAAGGGGAACGTTTAAGTGAGCCTACTACAGCATCATCGCAAGCACAAAAAGATAAGGTTAATTTAAACACGGCCACAGTGGCTGAACTCCAAACGCTAGAAGGTATTGGTGAAAAGAAAGCTGAACAAATTATTGCCTATCGTGAAGCAAATGGTGGTTTTAAACAAATTTCAGACTTAAAGGCAGTTTCTGGAATTGGAGAAAAACGTTTTGAGACGTTAAAGGACAGCTTAACAGTCTGA
- a CDS encoding DNA internalization-related competence protein ComEC/Rec2 — MKNRDFLIVSLNIAAMSGCVYRFSAMTMTLCLFAMIVFWRHASVYRLGLFIGIGLPFLCYFMWDAQMLRQQANKETSAMTHISGRILPDDITVNGATVRGQCQLDESGETVIFFYQVKSEQAQQRWLAIRQPVHITGQGAMKRLMPATNFNQFDAQDFYATQHITHQITLSQCTLTQSTAQSIGQKLVDQLHGWHAQGIASAQRLPQPLGEYVQALIMGTASRTLYERNPGVQTLGLIHLFSVSGFQVTYLLTLLVIVLRRLWCPQELTAVFGAGVLLAYFAFAGAPGILVRAVIAGFFSLSRLFGYRALAQPVVWSMSLLGSLLYQPAILLTLGGQLSFALTFCLLFTRQLTFWQTNLWLSMVSFVLITPQQYTWHLLQTLANWAAIPLFSLVIVPCVLIGWLGQPLVEVVRCMNGVIAFFARTLDGLAQLPGQLIIGKLPWWLIICLLILAIISFVTHKKIAYVARGAWAVFLVIGIMSMKYLLRGEFTTFDIGQGDAALLRTPGNRVVTLIDTGDAPQFGQQQPWQQASGQRSVGETVIVNYLHSLSIGRVDYLVLTHHDLDHIGYAKAILEKMVVKYVVVPAGMAQQTAFQQEIQPFLGRAKVVEVTAGTSLSNFPGQILHPFHKGNAENDDSIALFSRIGGQNILTAGDLGQAGEAELVARYPDMRVDMLKLGHHGSKTATNPVAISHWQPKVALISAGRENRYHHPHLETLKTIQENGLTIYNTQTNGMIRYSYVGEKGRFEVKFPNESATITTTNTK, encoded by the coding sequence ATGAAAAACCGCGATTTTCTGATTGTTAGTCTCAATATTGCAGCGATGAGTGGTTGTGTTTATCGTTTTAGTGCCATGACGATGACTTTGTGTCTGTTCGCCATGATCGTATTCTGGCGGCATGCCAGTGTGTACCGGCTTGGGTTATTTATCGGTATTGGGCTGCCTTTTTTGTGTTATTTCATGTGGGATGCGCAGATGTTAAGACAGCAAGCCAACAAAGAGACGTCAGCCATGACACACATTTCTGGTCGGATTTTACCAGATGACATAACGGTTAATGGGGCAACGGTACGTGGGCAATGTCAACTTGATGAAAGTGGCGAAACCGTTATTTTTTTCTATCAGGTCAAATCTGAGCAAGCGCAACAGCGCTGGCTAGCTATCCGGCAACCGGTTCATATTACTGGTCAAGGAGCAATGAAACGTTTGATGCCCGCAACCAATTTTAATCAATTTGATGCGCAAGACTTTTATGCGACGCAGCATATTACGCATCAAATAACATTATCACAGTGTACCTTAACCCAGTCCACAGCCCAATCAATCGGGCAAAAGTTAGTAGATCAACTACACGGTTGGCACGCGCAAGGGATTGCTTCGGCTCAACGTTTACCGCAGCCATTAGGCGAATATGTCCAGGCGTTGATTATGGGAACAGCATCGCGAACGCTTTATGAGCGAAATCCAGGCGTACAAACATTGGGGCTGATTCATCTCTTTAGTGTATCTGGTTTTCAAGTGACGTATCTTTTGACCCTATTAGTAATCGTGTTACGTCGTTTATGGTGTCCGCAAGAGTTGACAGCGGTATTTGGGGCTGGTGTGTTGTTGGCGTACTTTGCTTTTGCGGGCGCACCAGGCATATTGGTGCGTGCTGTGATTGCGGGATTTTTTAGTCTCAGCCGCTTGTTTGGCTACCGCGCCTTAGCGCAACCAGTCGTCTGGTCGATGAGTTTACTCGGTAGTCTCCTCTATCAACCAGCCATTTTGTTGACTTTAGGCGGGCAGCTTTCTTTTGCGTTGACCTTTTGCCTCTTATTTACGCGACAGTTAACTTTTTGGCAAACAAATTTGTGGCTCAGTATGGTCAGTTTTGTGTTAATTACGCCACAGCAATATACCTGGCACCTTCTACAAACATTGGCTAATTGGGCCGCTATTCCGCTTTTTAGTCTTGTGATTGTGCCGTGTGTCTTGATTGGCTGGTTAGGACAACCTTTAGTTGAGGTCGTTAGGTGTATGAACGGTGTGATTGCGTTTTTTGCACGGACGTTAGATGGTTTAGCGCAGTTACCTGGACAACTCATTATCGGGAAATTACCGTGGTGGCTTATTATCTGTCTCTTGATATTGGCTATCATCAGTTTCGTGACACATAAAAAAATAGCCTATGTCGCGCGCGGGGCGTGGGCTGTTTTTTTGGTGATAGGCATCATGAGTATGAAGTATCTGCTGCGTGGTGAATTCACGACGTTTGATATTGGGCAAGGGGATGCCGCATTACTCCGGACACCTGGTAATCGGGTGGTGACATTAATTGATACGGGCGATGCGCCACAATTTGGGCAACAACAACCGTGGCAACAAGCGTCAGGGCAACGATCAGTTGGTGAAACAGTCATTGTCAACTATCTTCATAGTTTAAGTATTGGGCGTGTGGATTATTTAGTCTTGACTCATCATGATTTAGATCATATTGGCTACGCCAAAGCGATTTTAGAAAAAATGGTGGTCAAATACGTGGTAGTACCGGCTGGTATGGCACAACAAACCGCTTTTCAACAAGAGATTCAACCATTTCTAGGCCGTGCTAAAGTTGTTGAAGTTACCGCTGGGACATCGTTATCAAATTTTCCAGGTCAAATTTTACATCCATTTCACAAAGGGAATGCTGAAAATGACGATAGTATCGCGTTATTTAGCCGGATTGGTGGTCAAAATATTTTAACGGCTGGTGATCTTGGTCAAGCTGGCGAGGCCGAACTTGTCGCACGATATCCTGATATGCGGGTTGATATGCTAAAATTAGGCCATCATGGCTCAAAAACAGCGACTAATCCAGTGGCTATTAGCCATTGGCAACCGAAAGTTGCCTTGATTTCTGCAGGACGAGAAAATCGTTATCATCACCCGCATTTAGAAACATTAAAAACCATTCAAGAAAACGGGCTAACGATTTATAACACGCAAACAAATGGTATGATTAGATACAGTTATGTCGGAGAAAAAGGGCGTTTCGAGGTTAAGTTTCCAAATGAATCTGCAACAATTACAACAACAAATACAAAATGA
- the rlmD gene encoding 23S rRNA (uracil(1939)-C(5))-methyltransferase RlmD, translated as MAKANRVYPQKAPVTKNQEVEGEVVDITYQGMGVVKIDNFPIFVVDAIPGEVVRLGITKVQKNFAFGRVIKRLQESPNRVQNANQIAITTGIAPLANLKYEAQLEFKQRQVEQLFKKVNIDVAVSPTIGMTDPTKYRNKAQVPVQEINGRLETGFYRRGSHNLVPVEDFYIQDPKVDEAVTVTRDILRDLGLSAYDETTKKGVVRHIMARRGYYSHELMVVIVTNTKRLPQADEIATRLQAKLPELKSFIHNINHDDTNVIMGQWNETIWGADDIHDQLMGKDFVIGPNSFYQVNPQTTATLYMLAAEKAGLKPTDIAVDAYSGIGTITLSIADKVKHVYGVEVVENAVADAEQNARNNQIDNVTFVTADAPEQMVAWAAEGLKPNVVFVDPPRKGLTAELISAVAAMAPETFVYISCNPATLARDAVQILAEGFEIDGSVQPLDQFPQTTHVETITVFKRVKA; from the coding sequence ATGGCAAAAGCCAATCGGGTTTACCCCCAAAAAGCCCCTGTAACCAAGAACCAAGAAGTTGAAGGGGAAGTTGTTGACATTACTTATCAAGGCATGGGTGTGGTTAAAATTGATAACTTCCCTATCTTTGTTGTCGATGCGATTCCAGGCGAAGTTGTGCGTCTGGGCATCACGAAAGTGCAAAAGAATTTTGCCTTTGGGCGTGTGATTAAGCGTCTGCAAGAATCACCAAATCGTGTGCAAAATGCCAATCAAATCGCCATTACAACGGGGATTGCCCCGTTGGCAAATTTGAAATATGAAGCACAACTTGAATTTAAGCAACGTCAAGTCGAACAGCTATTTAAAAAAGTCAATATTGACGTGGCAGTTAGCCCAACCATTGGGATGACTGATCCGACCAAGTATCGTAACAAGGCCCAGGTGCCCGTTCAAGAAATTAATGGCCGCTTGGAAACTGGTTTTTATCGTCGTGGGTCACACAACTTAGTCCCTGTGGAAGACTTTTACATTCAAGATCCGAAAGTCGACGAAGCTGTGACGGTAACGCGTGACATCTTACGTGATCTTGGGTTATCAGCCTATGACGAAACAACTAAAAAAGGTGTTGTGCGCCATATTATGGCACGTCGCGGCTATTACTCACACGAATTAATGGTTGTGATTGTGACGAACACCAAGCGTTTGCCACAAGCTGATGAAATTGCAACACGTTTGCAGGCAAAACTCCCTGAATTAAAGAGCTTTATCCACAACATTAACCATGATGATACCAATGTGATCATGGGACAATGGAATGAAACCATTTGGGGCGCTGATGATATCCACGACCAATTGATGGGCAAAGATTTTGTCATTGGACCGAACTCATTTTATCAAGTAAACCCACAAACAACCGCCACGTTGTACATGTTGGCAGCTGAAAAAGCTGGCTTGAAACCAACAGATATTGCTGTCGATGCCTATTCTGGTATTGGGACCATTACGTTGTCAATTGCTGACAAGGTGAAGCATGTTTATGGTGTTGAAGTCGTTGAAAATGCGGTAGCTGATGCGGAACAAAACGCGCGCAACAACCAAATTGACAACGTGACTTTTGTCACGGCTGATGCCCCAGAACAAATGGTGGCTTGGGCGGCTGAGGGCTTGAAGCCTAACGTTGTCTTTGTAGATCCACCACGTAAGGGATTGACAGCGGAACTGATTTCCGCCGTAGCCGCTATGGCACCGGAAACATTTGTCTATATTAGCTGCAATCCAGCGACTTTGGCGCGTGATGCCGTCCAAATTTTAGCTGAAGGGTTTGAGATTGATGGCTCAGTCCAACCATTGGATCAATTCCCACAAACAACGCATGTGGAAACCATCACGGTTTTCAAGCGTGTTAAAGCATAA
- the holA gene encoding DNA polymerase III subunit delta codes for MNLQQLQQQIQNDALANFYVVIGDEPALSQRAHSAFKALIQPEDVEMNYSQFDLAVQGVDELLNDAMSMPFFGNRRVITVQNPEFLTAKGKISDHDQKSLLQLLAQPVTENIVVFFINDLKIDKRKKVTKAILQAAETVDVPALNEHQARQAITQQLQQRAYKIDADAMQELLVRTNAQYSAMQNELPKLVAYATHHKHISLDAVAALVPKTLTATVFDLVDAVMTQRVKQALTIYRELLQNGEPALRINAVLTGQFRLLLQIAGMTGTDQDIGKALGVHPYRVKLAKGMLKKYALPALRAGYLGMVAIEIKLKSTTQDPEMLFERFILKTA; via the coding sequence ATGAATCTGCAACAATTACAACAACAAATACAAAATGATGCTTTAGCCAATTTTTATGTTGTCATCGGTGACGAACCGGCATTAAGTCAACGTGCCCATAGTGCGTTTAAAGCGCTCATTCAGCCAGAAGATGTCGAGATGAATTATAGTCAATTTGATTTGGCCGTTCAGGGTGTAGATGAACTGCTTAATGACGCAATGTCGATGCCGTTTTTCGGTAATCGACGGGTGATTACTGTTCAAAATCCGGAATTTTTAACGGCCAAAGGGAAAATTTCAGATCACGACCAAAAAAGCTTACTACAGTTATTAGCACAGCCAGTGACTGAAAATATTGTGGTCTTTTTTATCAATGATTTAAAGATAGATAAACGCAAAAAAGTGACCAAGGCTATTTTACAGGCAGCAGAAACGGTTGATGTGCCTGCTTTGAATGAACATCAAGCCCGGCAAGCGATCACGCAACAATTACAACAACGCGCTTATAAAATTGATGCGGACGCTATGCAGGAACTTTTAGTTCGGACGAACGCCCAGTATTCAGCCATGCAAAATGAGCTACCTAAGTTGGTTGCTTATGCCACCCATCATAAACATATTTCATTAGACGCTGTCGCAGCGCTGGTGCCCAAAACCTTAACAGCCACGGTATTTGATTTAGTTGATGCTGTGATGACGCAACGCGTTAAACAGGCGTTGACGATTTATCGAGAATTATTGCAGAATGGTGAACCAGCGCTGCGGATTAATGCCGTTTTGACGGGGCAGTTTAGATTGTTATTACAGATTGCGGGGATGACGGGCACGGATCAAGATATTGGCAAGGCGCTAGGTGTGCATCCTTATCGTGTCAAACTGGCTAAAGGCATGCTCAAAAAATATGCGTTGCCGGCATTGCGCGCTGGTTATCTGGGGATGGTGGCGATCGAAATTAAATTAAAATCAACCACACAAGATCCGGAAATGTTATTTGAACGATTTATCTTAAAAACAGCATAA
- the rpsT gene encoding 30S ribosomal protein S20, whose protein sequence is MPVIESAIQRVRLTKKQHDRNEPQISAYRTAVKRFEKAAAAGQDNLAELYKTASSAIDHAYSKGLIKKNKASREKSRLAKYVK, encoded by the coding sequence ATGCCTGTTATTGAATCAGCAATTCAACGTGTTCGTCTTACGAAAAAGCAACACGATCGTAACGAACCACAAATCAGTGCTTACCGTACAGCTGTTAAGCGTTTTGAAAAAGCTGCTGCTGCCGGTCAAGACAATTTGGCAGAATTATACAAGACTGCTTCTTCTGCAATTGACCACGCCTACTCAAAGGGTTTGATCAAGAAGAACAAGGCTTCACGTGAAAAGTCACGTTTGGCAAAGTACGTCAAGTAA
- a CDS encoding diacylglycerol kinase family lipid kinase, with the protein MRARIIYNPTSGREAIKREMLDILQVYESAGYETSAFATTPEPMSAAKEAKRAAEAGFDLIVAAGGDGTINEVVNGLAPLEKRPMMAVIPAGTTNDYARALKLPRDEPLEAAKVILQHETIKMDIGEIDQAGQTKYFMNIAALGTISEVTYAVPSLMKSLYGYLAYLVKGTELITRIKPVNARVTYDDGEYSGKISMIFLALTNSVGGFESIVPDAKLDDGKFTLLIIKESNLGQILQMVAQMLNGGKHVDNPQMIYKKTNKVEITPLDDDQLKVNLDGEYGGDAPMLFTDLQQHIEFVANRSGMPEAATISDKTKQQFMADVEKLDVK; encoded by the coding sequence ATGAGAGCAAGAATTATCTACAACCCAACATCTGGGCGTGAGGCTATCAAACGTGAAATGTTGGATATTTTGCAAGTTTATGAATCAGCAGGGTATGAAACGTCGGCCTTTGCAACGACGCCAGAACCCATGTCAGCAGCCAAAGAAGCTAAGCGTGCTGCTGAGGCTGGGTTTGATTTAATTGTTGCTGCCGGTGGCGATGGCACGATTAATGAAGTGGTCAATGGTTTGGCGCCTTTAGAAAAGCGGCCGATGATGGCGGTGATTCCGGCAGGAACAACCAATGATTACGCCCGTGCGTTGAAGTTACCACGTGACGAACCTTTGGAAGCCGCGAAAGTGATTTTGCAGCATGAAACCATTAAAATGGATATTGGAGAAATTGACCAAGCTGGTCAGACCAAATATTTCATGAATATTGCCGCTTTGGGGACAATTAGTGAAGTGACTTATGCAGTCCCATCATTGATGAAGTCATTGTATGGTTACTTAGCTTATTTGGTGAAAGGGACAGAGCTCATTACCCGAATTAAGCCGGTTAATGCCCGCGTGACCTATGATGATGGTGAATATTCTGGTAAGATTTCAATGATTTTCTTAGCGCTAACGAATTCTGTTGGCGGGTTTGAATCGATTGTGCCGGATGCGAAGTTAGACGATGGTAAGTTCACGTTACTGATTATTAAAGAATCTAACTTGGGTCAAATTTTGCAAATGGTTGCCCAAATGTTAAATGGTGGCAAGCATGTGGATAATCCCCAAATGATTTATAAAAAGACCAATAAAGTTGAAATCACGCCATTAGATGATGATCAATTGAAGGTTAACTTGGATGGTGAATATGGTGGGGATGCACCGATGTTATTCACAGATCTCCAACAACACATTGAGTTTGTGGCCAACCGTTCTGGTATGCCAGAAGCGGCAACTATTTCCGACAAAACAAAGCAACAGTTTATGGCGGACGTCGAAAAACTCGACGTTAAATAA
- the gatA gene encoding Asp-tRNA(Asn)/Glu-tRNA(Gln) amidotransferase subunit GatA, with protein sequence MTFNFFDNDLTTLHDKLVKQDVTAVELVQGALDNIAKVDDKLEAFIMTNPEAALLQAQAEDDKQDFTQTLAGIPFALKDNLATEGIQTTGASHILEGFKPVYNATVVDKLKTVGAVSVGKTNMDEFAMGGSTETSYYKTTTNAWDQTKVPGGSSGGSAAAVAAGLVPFALGSDTGGSIRQPAAFNGIVGLKPTYGRVSRWGLFAMASSLDQVGPFTRTVKDNALVLNAISGFDAKDSTSSERAVPDFTAQLTGDVKGLKIAVPKEYFGEGIDPKVASTVKAAIAQLEALGATVDEVSLPHTKYGVAAYYIIMSSEASSNLQRYDGVRYGFRADDVKNLEELYIKTRSEGFGDEVKRRIMLGTFSLSAGAYDAFFKKAAKIRTLLIEDFNKVFADYDVIVGPTAPTVAYGLGEEVDDPTAMYLADVLTIPVNLAGLPGMSVNAGFVDGLPVGLQIIGRPFDEATVYQTGYAFEQTSRLFEQKPAIAKDILS encoded by the coding sequence ATGACTTTTAACTTTTTTGATAATGACCTAACCACGTTACATGACAAATTGGTTAAGCAAGACGTGACAGCGGTCGAATTGGTACAAGGGGCTTTGGATAATATCGCCAAAGTTGATGACAAACTTGAAGCCTTTATCATGACAAATCCGGAAGCAGCGTTACTCCAAGCGCAAGCAGAGGATGACAAACAAGATTTCACGCAAACATTAGCTGGTATCCCATTTGCACTGAAGGATAACTTGGCAACGGAAGGCATTCAAACGACCGGTGCGTCACATATTTTAGAAGGTTTTAAGCCAGTCTATAACGCAACAGTTGTGGATAAGTTAAAGACGGTTGGGGCGGTATCAGTTGGTAAGACTAACATGGACGAATTTGCCATGGGTGGTTCAACAGAAACGTCATACTATAAGACAACGACTAATGCGTGGGACCAAACGAAAGTACCAGGTGGTTCATCTGGTGGTTCGGCAGCTGCGGTTGCGGCTGGTTTGGTACCCTTTGCTTTGGGGTCAGATACTGGTGGATCAATCCGTCAACCAGCGGCGTTTAACGGGATTGTTGGCTTAAAGCCAACTTATGGTCGTGTGTCACGTTGGGGCTTGTTTGCCATGGCGTCATCACTTGACCAAGTTGGACCATTTACACGTACTGTGAAAGATAATGCGTTGGTCTTAAATGCCATCTCTGGTTTTGATGCGAAGGACTCAACGTCATCAGAACGTGCAGTACCGGATTTCACAGCGCAGTTAACGGGTGATGTCAAGGGCTTGAAAATTGCCGTACCAAAGGAATACTTTGGTGAAGGGATTGATCCAAAGGTTGCTAGCACCGTTAAAGCAGCGATTGCCCAGCTTGAGGCACTTGGTGCAACAGTGGATGAAGTCAGCTTGCCACATACAAAGTATGGTGTTGCGGCTTACTATATCATCATGTCTTCTGAAGCCTCATCTAACTTGCAACGTTATGATGGCGTTCGTTACGGCTTCCGTGCCGATGACGTGAAAAACTTGGAAGAACTTTACATTAAGACACGTTCAGAAGGCTTCGGGGATGAAGTCAAGCGTCGCATCATGCTTGGGACATTCTCACTGTCAGCTGGTGCGTATGATGCGTTCTTTAAGAAGGCAGCGAAAATTCGGACATTGTTGATTGAAGACTTTAATAAGGTCTTTGCCGATTACGATGTGATTGTTGGGCCAACGGCACCAACGGTGGCTTATGGTTTGGGCGAAGAAGTGGATGATCCAACAGCGATGTATTTGGCGGATGTCTTGACTATTCCAGTGAACTTGGCTGGGTTACCTGGCATGTCTGTCAATGCTGGTTTTGTTGATGGCCTACCGGTTGGCTTGCAAATTATTGGCCGACCATTTGATGAAGCAACAGTTTACCAGACTGGTTATGCCTTTGAACAAACGAGTCGTTTGTTTGAACAAAAGCCAGCAATTGCAAAGGACATACTAAGCTAA
- the rpsO gene encoding 30S ribosomal protein S15 produces the protein MALTQERKNEIIKEYARHEGDTGSAEVQIAVLTADINELNAHMAAHKHDFHSQRGLMKKIGRRRNLLRYLRNTDIQRYRELIQRLGLRR, from the coding sequence ATGGCCCTTACACAAGAACGTAAGAACGAAATCATCAAAGAATATGCTCGTCACGAAGGCGATACAGGTTCAGCTGAAGTACAAATCGCAGTTTTGACTGCTGATATTAACGAGTTGAATGCACACATGGCAGCTCACAAGCATGATTTCCACTCACAACGTGGTTTGATGAAGAAGATCGGTCGCCGTCGTAACTTACTACGTTACCTCCGCAACACTGATATTCAACGTTATCGTGAATTGATCCAACGCTTAGGTTTGCGTCGTTAA
- the gatB gene encoding Asp-tRNA(Asn)/Glu-tRNA(Gln) amidotransferase subunit GatB has protein sequence MGTGNFETTIGLEVHVEMQTNSKLMSPSPVHYGDEPNENTNVIDFGYPGVLPVANKGALEFGMRAALALHATISPFIRWDRKNYFYPDNPKAYQTTQSQTPLGTNGYLDVKLEDGSVKRVRIKELHVEEDAGKNTHGTDGYSYVDLNRQGTPLIEIVSEADISSPEEAYAYLEQLRQTILFTGISEAKMQEGQMRADVNISLRPYGSDTYGTKVEMKNINSFNYVRNALYFEEKRQAEVLRAGGVIQQETRRYNEPTKSTILMRVKEGADDYRYFPEPDLAPVVIDQAWIDKVAAELPKSAAERQHDYVTNLGIEPYDAEVLTQTLAMANFYDATVAAGADAKRAANYLIGDVNAYMNKHQVELSETQLTPEHLAGMIRLIEDGTISTKQAKQVFEAIMAGEEPEAFAKKHGLVQISDPAVLLEWITTVLDANPQSIEDFKGGKDRATGFLIGQLMKMSKGQANPTVMNKLLLEELAKR, from the coding sequence ATGGGAACAGGAAATTTTGAAACAACGATTGGTCTTGAAGTCCACGTTGAAATGCAGACAAACTCAAAGCTGATGTCACCATCACCAGTACATTATGGTGATGAACCCAATGAAAACACCAACGTGATTGATTTTGGTTATCCAGGTGTTTTGCCAGTGGCCAACAAAGGGGCATTAGAATTTGGGATGCGGGCGGCTTTGGCACTCCACGCGACGATTTCACCATTTATTCGTTGGGATCGTAAGAATTACTTTTATCCTGATAATCCAAAGGCCTATCAGACAACCCAATCACAGACACCTTTGGGAACAAATGGCTACTTGGATGTGAAGCTTGAAGACGGTAGCGTTAAGCGTGTTCGTATTAAGGAATTACACGTCGAAGAAGATGCCGGTAAAAATACCCATGGCACGGATGGTTATTCTTATGTCGATTTGAATCGTCAAGGCACACCTTTGATTGAAATTGTGTCAGAAGCAGACATTTCATCACCTGAAGAAGCGTATGCCTATTTGGAACAACTCCGCCAAACAATTTTGTTTACGGGTATCTCTGAAGCCAAGATGCAAGAAGGACAGATGCGTGCCGATGTCAACATTTCATTGCGACCATATGGTTCTGATACTTATGGGACTAAAGTCGAAATGAAGAACATCAATTCATTCAACTATGTCCGTAATGCCCTGTACTTTGAAGAAAAGCGTCAAGCCGAAGTTTTGCGGGCTGGTGGTGTGATTCAACAAGAAACGCGACGTTATAATGAACCAACTAAGTCAACGATCTTGATGCGTGTCAAGGAAGGGGCTGACGATTACCGTTATTTCCCAGAACCTGATTTGGCACCAGTGGTGATTGACCAAGCTTGGATTGACAAAGTAGCAGCTGAATTGCCAAAATCTGCGGCTGAACGGCAACATGATTATGTGACAAACTTGGGAATTGAACCTTATGATGCTGAAGTGTTGACGCAAACATTGGCGATGGCTAATTTCTATGATGCGACAGTGGCTGCGGGCGCTGACGCTAAGCGTGCGGCCAACTACTTAATTGGTGATGTGAATGCTTACATGAACAAGCACCAAGTAGAACTGTCAGAAACGCAATTAACACCAGAACATTTGGCAGGCATGATTCGCTTGATTGAAGATGGGACAATTTCAACGAAGCAAGCCAAGCAAGTGTTTGAAGCTATCATGGCTGGTGAAGAACCAGAAGCATTTGCCAAGAAGCATGGTTTGGTTCAAATTAGTGATCCAGCTGTCTTATTAGAATGGATTACAACTGTTTTGGATGCCAACCCACAGTCAATTGAAGACTTTAAGGGTGGTAAAGACCGCGCAACAGGCTTCTTGATTGGACAATTGATGAAGATGTCTAAGGGTCAAGCAAATCCAACTGTCATGAACAAATTATTACTGGAAGAATTAGCCAAGCGTTAA